The following coding sequences lie in one Lysobacter capsici genomic window:
- a CDS encoding DUF423 domain-containing protein has product MNLPAHDARDGRAALFPLPFSSRLLAAAGALLAALAVALSAYAAHVADPAGQSRLQTAAMYAFGHGIALAALAPLARRALGRYALIAVLIGTLVFAGGLACAYFLGSSTRLLPYGGSLMILAWLVYAIDALRR; this is encoded by the coding sequence ATGAACCTTCCCGCGCACGACGCCCGCGATGGGCGAGCCGCGTTGTTCCCATTGCCGTTTTCGTCGCGATTGTTGGCCGCCGCCGGGGCCTTGCTGGCCGCGCTCGCGGTTGCCTTGTCGGCCTACGCCGCGCATGTGGCCGATCCGGCCGGGCAGTCGCGCCTGCAGACCGCGGCGATGTACGCCTTCGGTCACGGCATCGCGCTCGCCGCGCTGGCGCCGTTGGCGCGCCGCGCCCTGGGCCGCTACGCGTTGATCGCGGTGCTGATCGGCACGCTGGTGTTCGCCGGCGGCCTGGCCTGCGCGTATTTTCTGGGCAGCTCGACCCGGCTGCTGCCCTATGGCGGCAGTCTGATGATCTTGGCGTGGCTGGTCTACGCCATCGATGCCCTGAGGCGCTGA
- a CDS encoding SPFH domain-containing protein, with translation MKENPTHSLSGIPVLIGLLLILLVCAYGFATGIADPGHFVAMVVCALIGAIAAFCLMGLYMVEPNQAAVLSLFGRYVGTVKENGLRWNNPLFAKRKVSQRIRNFESGRLKVNELDGSPIEIASVIVWQVVDSAEAVYNVDDYETFVHIQTESALRAMATSYPYDQHEDGQLSLRSHAAEISVHLRDELQERLADAGIHVVDARISHLAYAPEIAHAMLQRQQANAVIAARTRIVSGAVGMVEMALAELQKNGVVQLDEERKAQMVSNLLVVLCGDRSTQPIVNAGTLY, from the coding sequence TCCCTGTCCGGCATCCCGGTCCTGATCGGCCTGCTGCTGATCCTGCTCGTGTGCGCCTACGGCTTCGCCACCGGAATCGCCGATCCCGGCCACTTCGTCGCCATGGTGGTCTGCGCGCTGATCGGCGCGATCGCCGCGTTCTGCCTGATGGGCCTGTACATGGTCGAACCCAACCAGGCCGCGGTGCTGAGCCTGTTCGGCCGCTACGTCGGCACGGTCAAGGAAAACGGCCTGCGCTGGAACAACCCGCTGTTCGCCAAGCGCAAGGTCAGCCAGCGCATCCGCAATTTCGAAAGCGGCCGGCTCAAGGTCAACGAACTCGACGGCAGCCCGATCGAGATCGCCTCGGTGATCGTGTGGCAAGTGGTCGATTCGGCCGAAGCGGTCTACAACGTCGACGATTACGAAACCTTCGTCCACATCCAGACCGAGTCGGCACTGCGCGCGATGGCCACCAGTTATCCCTACGACCAGCACGAGGACGGCCAGCTGTCGCTGCGCAGCCACGCCGCCGAGATTTCCGTGCACCTGCGCGACGAGTTGCAGGAACGTCTGGCCGACGCCGGCATCCACGTGGTCGACGCGCGCATCAGCCACCTGGCCTACGCGCCGGAAATCGCCCATGCCATGCTGCAGCGCCAGCAGGCCAACGCGGTGATCGCCGCGCGCACCCGCATCGTCTCCGGCGCGGTCGGCATGGTCGAGATGGCCCTGGCCGAATTGCAGAAGAACGGCGTGGTGCAGCTTGACGAGGAGCGCAAGGCGCAGATGGTCAGCAACCTGCTGGTGGTGCTGTGCGGCGACCGCAGCACCCAGCCGATCGTCAACGCCGGCACCTTGTACTGA
- a CDS encoding SDR family NAD(P)-dependent oxidoreductase produces the protein MNTPTHTAPNGADAAAQTDSAPLLDRVRDALAVLEQLNADRTMLDALPADERARLHQAIAQAFHPEPKARRKQLKQQARDRHQEKLRKADELLNQTGIRALRRKPVFTTPNYFPPHAAGQHDPSNNTPEPIAYSESPELLHCYVCKKKYTQVHHFYDQMCPTCAELNFFKRTETADLSGRVALLTGGRVKIGYQAGLKLLRAGCALIVTTRFPRDSALRYAQEPDFAQWGHRLEVFGLDLRHTPSVEAFCSELLATRERLDFIINNACQTVRRPPAFYAHMMAGETSALHEMPDDVRRLVGRYEGLRAFDLLPDAGESESSALQAQGNVRSLIDATGLTRAAELSQVPLLADELLGQAHLFPEGRLDQDLQQVDLRGRNSWRLQMDEVPSVELLETQLVNAIAPFIINARLKPLMLRVPEGDSPRRDKHIVNVSAVEGQFYRNFKTTKHPHTNMAKAALNMMTRTSAADYHGDGIHMNSVDTGWVTDEDPVEIAARKVIEERFHPPLDIVDGAARIVDPIIHGINTGTHVWGQFLKDYAPTDW, from the coding sequence TTGAATACGCCCACCCACACCGCCCCGAACGGCGCCGACGCCGCCGCGCAGACCGACAGCGCGCCGCTGCTCGATCGCGTCCGCGACGCGCTCGCCGTGCTCGAGCAGCTCAACGCCGACCGCACCATGCTCGACGCGCTGCCCGCCGACGAGCGCGCGCGCCTGCATCAGGCGATCGCCCAGGCCTTCCATCCCGAGCCCAAGGCGCGGCGCAAGCAACTCAAGCAGCAGGCGCGCGACCGTCATCAGGAAAAGCTGCGCAAGGCCGACGAACTGCTCAACCAGACCGGCATCCGCGCGCTGCGCCGCAAGCCGGTGTTCACCACGCCGAATTATTTTCCGCCGCACGCCGCCGGCCAGCACGATCCGAGCAACAACACGCCCGAGCCGATCGCCTACAGCGAATCGCCCGAGCTGCTGCATTGCTACGTGTGCAAGAAGAAATACACCCAGGTCCATCACTTCTACGACCAGATGTGCCCGACCTGCGCCGAGCTCAACTTCTTCAAGCGCACCGAAACCGCCGACCTCAGCGGCCGGGTCGCGCTGCTGACCGGCGGCCGGGTCAAGATCGGTTATCAGGCCGGATTGAAGCTGCTGCGCGCGGGCTGCGCGTTGATCGTCACCACCCGCTTCCCGCGCGATTCCGCGCTGCGCTACGCGCAGGAACCCGACTTCGCCCAGTGGGGCCATCGCCTGGAAGTGTTCGGCCTGGACCTGCGCCACACCCCGAGCGTGGAAGCGTTCTGCAGCGAACTGCTGGCGACCCGCGAACGGCTCGACTTCATCATCAACAACGCCTGCCAGACCGTGCGCCGTCCGCCTGCGTTCTACGCCCACATGATGGCCGGCGAGACCTCCGCGCTGCACGAGATGCCCGACGACGTGCGCCGCTTGGTCGGCCGCTACGAAGGCCTGCGCGCGTTCGATCTGCTGCCCGATGCCGGCGAAAGCGAAAGCAGCGCCCTGCAAGCCCAGGGCAACGTGCGTTCGCTGATCGACGCGACCGGCCTGACCCGCGCCGCCGAACTGTCGCAGGTGCCGCTGCTCGCCGACGAACTGCTCGGCCAGGCGCATCTGTTTCCCGAAGGCCGGCTGGATCAGGACCTGCAGCAGGTCGACCTGCGCGGGCGCAATTCCTGGCGCCTGCAGATGGACGAAGTGCCGTCGGTGGAGTTGCTGGAAACCCAGCTGGTCAACGCGATCGCGCCGTTCATCATCAATGCGCGGCTGAAGCCGCTGATGCTGCGCGTGCCCGAGGGCGACAGCCCGCGTCGCGACAAGCACATCGTCAACGTGTCGGCGGTCGAAGGCCAGTTCTACCGCAACTTCAAGACCACCAAGCACCCGCACACCAACATGGCCAAGGCCGCGCTCAACATGATGACGCGCACCTCGGCCGCCGATTACCACGGCGACGGCATCCACATGAACTCGGTCGATACCGGCTGGGTGACCGACGAAGATCCGGTCGAGATCGCCGCGCGCAAGGTGATCGAGGAGCGCTTCCATCCGCCGCTGGACATCGTCGACGGCGCCGCGCGCATCGTCGATCCGATCATCCACGGCATCAACACCGGCACCCACGTGTGGGGTCAGTTCCTCAAGGATTACGCGCCGACGGACTGGTGA
- a CDS encoding SRPBCC family protein produces MTRLIEILISLAIVAVLFLVVGIALPSSRHLSHSVETNRKLTIVFDTLNSMRRFKDWNPLALRDPNMELKLVGKEEGVGARLEYSSKERGLGNGSWEIVKSEPGKLVGYKITSVERGDNKRSEFTLKPTGKNNRNVEITQTYDVDYGWDLLGRYSGLYVSSNVGEDVKMGLARLSNLLATVPNYDYSKLSESDPAGAPKIVDRPAENVLSVTAAVERDNDKIKGQIHSNMEWIKKVIAANGLEAVGPVRIVTNEFGAETYSFDVVQQVRKIGDTSTEATKLDVKIDGPGNPVKAELLAPTKVVVSSSSGHNFAALPPVRDAVRAWALTRGYTTTDRPYEAWKAGIDESFDPALGKFDVYWPVK; encoded by the coding sequence ATGACCCGTCTGATCGAGATTCTGATTTCACTGGCGATCGTCGCCGTGCTGTTCCTGGTAGTCGGCATCGCACTGCCGTCGAGCCGCCATCTGTCGCACTCGGTTGAGACCAACCGCAAGCTGACCATCGTGTTCGACACCTTGAACAGCATGCGCCGCTTCAAGGATTGGAACCCGCTGGCTCTGCGCGATCCGAACATGGAGCTCAAGCTTGTCGGCAAGGAAGAGGGCGTCGGCGCCCGCCTGGAGTATTCGTCCAAGGAACGCGGCCTGGGCAACGGCAGCTGGGAAATCGTCAAGAGCGAGCCGGGCAAGCTGGTCGGCTACAAGATCACCAGCGTCGAGCGCGGCGACAACAAGCGCTCGGAGTTCACCCTCAAGCCGACCGGCAAGAACAACCGCAACGTCGAGATCACCCAGACCTACGACGTCGACTACGGTTGGGACCTGCTGGGCCGCTACTCGGGCCTGTACGTGAGCAGCAACGTCGGCGAAGACGTCAAGATGGGCCTGGCGCGACTGAGCAACCTGCTCGCGACGGTGCCGAACTACGACTATTCCAAGCTGTCGGAATCCGATCCGGCCGGCGCGCCGAAGATCGTCGACCGTCCGGCCGAGAACGTGCTCAGCGTGACCGCCGCGGTCGAGCGCGACAACGACAAGATCAAGGGCCAGATCCACTCCAATATGGAATGGATCAAGAAGGTCATCGCCGCCAACGGTCTCGAGGCGGTCGGTCCGGTCCGCATCGTGACCAACGAATTCGGCGCCGAGACCTACTCGTTCGACGTGGTCCAGCAGGTGCGCAAGATCGGCGACACCAGCACCGAAGCGACCAAGCTCGACGTCAAGATCGACGGCCCGGGCAACCCGGTCAAGGCCGAGTTGCTGGCGCCGACCAAGGTCGTCGTCTCCTCCAGCAGCGGCCACAACTTCGCCGCGCTGCCGCCGGTGCGCGACGCGGTCCGCGCCTGGGCGCTGACCCGCGGCTACACCACCACGGATCGTCCGTACGAAGCGTGGAAGGCCGGCATCGACGAAAGCTTCGATCCGGCGCTGGGCAAGTTCGACGTGTACTGGCCGGTCAAGTAA
- the minE gene encoding cell division topological specificity factor MinE: MGLFDFLLAKKPTANVAKERLRIIVAHERAGRGGGPDYLPMLQRELLEVIRKYVNVDAESVKVDLIGEGDNKVLDISVALPETPHQAQA; encoded by the coding sequence ATGGGTCTGTTCGACTTCCTGCTGGCCAAGAAACCCACCGCCAACGTCGCCAAGGAGCGTTTGCGGATCATCGTCGCGCACGAGCGCGCCGGCCGCGGCGGCGGTCCCGACTACCTGCCGATGCTGCAGCGCGAGCTGCTCGAGGTGATCCGCAAGTACGTCAACGTCGACGCCGAATCGGTCAAGGTCGATCTGATCGGCGAAGGCGACAACAAGGTGCTGGATATTTCCGTCGCCTTGCCGGAAACCCCGCACCAGGCGCAGGCCTGA
- a CDS encoding class I SAM-dependent methyltransferase has translation MAHASPRHSDARVLEAWRENAAPWTQTVRAQAIESRRLVTDRAVVDAALRLAPRSVLDLGCGEGWLSRALCLHGIEVHGVDAIPDLIDAARRLQGDAHAVQPRYDCLSYEAIAEGALCARYDLAICNFSLLGDDSVAGLLGAMPALLNPRGHVLIQTLHPPQACGEAPYLDGWRDGSWAGCDAAFGEPAPWYFRTIGGWVALLERSGLRLRELAEPVHPVSGRPVSLMLIAEAG, from the coding sequence ATGGCCCACGCATCTCCCCGTCACAGCGATGCACGCGTGCTCGAAGCCTGGCGCGAGAACGCCGCGCCCTGGACCCAGACCGTGCGCGCGCAGGCGATCGAAAGCCGGCGCCTGGTCACCGACCGCGCCGTCGTCGACGCCGCGTTGCGGCTGGCGCCGCGCAGCGTGCTCGACCTGGGCTGCGGCGAAGGCTGGCTGAGCCGCGCGTTGTGCCTGCACGGCATCGAGGTGCATGGCGTCGATGCGATACCCGACTTGATCGACGCCGCGCGCCGGCTGCAGGGCGACGCCCATGCAGTGCAGCCGCGTTACGACTGCCTGAGTTACGAGGCCATCGCCGAAGGCGCCCTGTGCGCACGCTACGACCTGGCGATCTGCAACTTCTCCCTGCTCGGCGACGACAGCGTGGCTGGCTTGCTGGGCGCGATGCCGGCCTTGTTGAACCCGCGCGGCCATGTGCTGATCCAGACCCTGCATCCGCCGCAAGCCTGCGGCGAAGCGCCCTACCTCGACGGCTGGCGCGACGGCAGCTGGGCCGGCTGCGACGCGGCCTTCGGCGAACCGGCGCCGTGGTATTTCCGCACCATCGGCGGCTGGGTCGCGTTGCTCGAACGCAGCGGCCTGCGATTGCGCGAATTGGCTGAGCCGGTGCATCCGGTGAGCGGGCGGCCGGTTTCGTTGATGCTGATCGCGGAGGCGGGTTAG
- a CDS encoding DNA-3-methyladenine glycosylase family protein yields the protein MPRQVRGYDAQAAYAHLSKRDRRLGAWMKKVDALEGGPIPTDPRWRKSFDPVDALARAILFQQLSGKAASTIVGRVETAIGASRLHYDTLGRCDDATLRGCGVSGNKLLALRDLAARESRGEIPDLRRMGSMDNDAIIAALVPIRGIGRWTVEMMLMFRLGRPDILPVDDLGIRKGAQRVDTLDAMPAPKALAELGERWGPYRSYASLYLWRIADYAEGPNVAKVKTNRSQD from the coding sequence ATGCCGCGCCAGGTTCGTGGCTACGACGCGCAGGCCGCCTACGCGCATCTGAGCAAGCGCGACCGCAGGCTCGGCGCGTGGATGAAGAAGGTCGACGCGCTCGAAGGCGGGCCGATCCCGACCGATCCGCGCTGGCGCAAATCCTTCGATCCGGTCGATGCGCTCGCGCGCGCGATCTTGTTCCAGCAGCTCAGCGGCAAGGCCGCCTCGACCATCGTCGGCCGGGTCGAAACCGCGATCGGCGCGAGCCGATTGCATTACGACACCCTGGGCCGCTGCGACGATGCGACCCTGCGCGGCTGCGGCGTGTCGGGCAACAAGCTGCTGGCGCTGCGTGATCTGGCCGCGCGCGAATCGCGCGGCGAGATTCCCGATCTGCGGCGCATGGGTAGCATGGACAATGACGCGATCATCGCCGCGCTGGTGCCGATCCGCGGCATCGGCCGCTGGACGGTGGAGATGATGCTGATGTTCCGGCTCGGCCGCCCCGACATCCTGCCGGTCGACGACCTCGGCATCCGCAAGGGCGCGCAGCGGGTCGACACGCTCGATGCGATGCCGGCACCGAAGGCGTTGGCCGAACTCGGCGAGCGCTGGGGGCCGTATCGCAGCTATGCCAGCTTGTATTTATGGCGGATCGCTGATTATGCCGAAGGACCGAACGTCGCCAAGGTCAAGACGAATCGTTCGCAGGATTGA
- a CDS encoding sensor histidine kinase, whose product MLARLTPTQLMRFAGLFTWGMAGCWLVIMWLEPEAAATLPGGSEHTFFLLILRWVAIHLAFGAVYWWASRGLGQRRPGPTDYAMVLVLTACAIGVGYYSNSGIGSILLMVVAGLLPWLLPLRVGAAWLVLGNLSIIPVFVIAIGQPLLVAIVQSLAYAGFSSLVFVSSLVAMQQAQAREDQRRLNAELRATRALLAESARINERTRISRELHDLLGHHLTALSLNLEVAGHLSEGRVKEHVQQAHTLARLLLTDVREAVSQLRENGAIDLALALRPLAENVPALDIRMDIETPLTLDDPERAHVLLRCTQEIITNTVRHAGAQHLWIDVRRSGEQIVMSARDDGRGADHLIAGNGLRGMRERLQQYGGQLLIETRAEAGFCLQLTLPATAAAMAREGALA is encoded by the coding sequence ATGCTGGCTCGCCTCACTCCTACTCAACTCATGCGGTTCGCCGGGCTGTTCACCTGGGGCATGGCGGGGTGCTGGCTGGTGATCATGTGGCTGGAGCCGGAAGCGGCCGCCACCCTGCCCGGCGGCAGCGAGCACACCTTCTTCCTGCTGATCCTGCGCTGGGTCGCGATCCACCTGGCCTTCGGCGCGGTGTACTGGTGGGCCAGCCGCGGCCTGGGCCAGCGCCGGCCGGGGCCGACCGACTACGCCATGGTCCTGGTCCTGACCGCCTGCGCGATCGGGGTCGGCTACTACTCCAACAGCGGCATCGGCAGCATTTTGCTGATGGTCGTGGCCGGGCTGCTGCCGTGGCTGCTGCCGCTGCGGGTCGGCGCGGCCTGGCTGGTGCTGGGCAATCTGTCGATCATCCCGGTGTTCGTGATCGCCATCGGCCAGCCGCTGCTGGTCGCGATCGTGCAGTCGCTGGCCTATGCCGGCTTCTCCAGCCTGGTGTTCGTCAGCTCCCTGGTGGCGATGCAGCAGGCCCAGGCCCGCGAGGACCAGCGCCGGCTCAACGCCGAACTGCGCGCGACCCGCGCCCTGCTGGCCGAAAGCGCGCGGATCAACGAGCGCACCCGGATCTCGCGCGAACTGCACGATCTGCTCGGCCACCACCTGACCGCGCTGAGCCTGAACCTGGAGGTCGCCGGCCACCTGTCCGAAGGTCGGGTCAAGGAACACGTGCAGCAGGCGCATACTCTGGCCAGGCTGCTGCTCACCGACGTGCGCGAGGCGGTCAGCCAATTGCGCGAGAACGGCGCGATCGATCTGGCCCTGGCGCTGCGTCCGCTGGCCGAAAACGTACCGGCGCTGGACATCCGCATGGACATAGAAACGCCCCTGACCCTGGACGATCCCGAGCGCGCCCACGTGCTGCTGCGCTGCACCCAGGAGATCATCACCAACACCGTGCGCCATGCCGGCGCGCAGCACTTGTGGATCGACGTGCGCCGCAGCGGCGAACAGATCGTCATGAGCGCGCGCGACGACGGCCGCGGCGCCGATCACCTGATCGCCGGCAACGGCTTGCGCGGCATGCGCGAGCGGTTGCAGCAGTACGGCGGCCAACTTCTCATCGAAACCCGGGCCGAGGCGGGCTTTTGCCTGCAGCTGACACTCCCCGCCACCGCGGCCGCCATGGCCCGCGAAGGAGCGCTTGCATGA
- the minD gene encoding septum site-determining protein MinD: protein MTEIIVVTSGKGGVGKTTTSASLSCGLARRGHKVAVIDFDVGLRNLDLIMGCERRVVYDFVNVVNGEANLKQALIKDKRFENLFILAASQTRDKDALTKEGVQKVLEDIAAEGFDYIVCDSPAGIEKGAFLAMYFADQAVVVVNPEVSSVRDSDRILGLLASKTRRAENGEKVKEHLLLTRYSPKRVEDQEMLSIGDVEEILGLKTIGVIPESGDVLNASNKGEPVILETESDAAQAYDDAVARLLGDTRPMRFTQVEKKGFFTKLFGG from the coding sequence TTGACCGAAATAATTGTTGTCACTTCGGGCAAGGGTGGCGTCGGCAAGACCACCACCAGCGCCAGCCTGTCTTGCGGCCTCGCCCGTCGCGGCCACAAGGTCGCCGTGATCGATTTCGACGTCGGCCTGCGCAATCTCGACCTGATCATGGGTTGCGAACGCCGCGTGGTGTACGACTTCGTCAACGTGGTCAACGGCGAAGCCAACCTCAAGCAGGCGCTGATCAAGGACAAGCGGTTCGAGAACCTGTTCATCCTGGCCGCCTCGCAGACGCGCGACAAGGACGCGCTGACCAAGGAAGGCGTGCAGAAGGTGCTCGAGGACATCGCCGCCGAAGGCTTCGACTACATCGTCTGCGATTCGCCGGCCGGTATCGAAAAAGGCGCGTTCTTGGCGATGTACTTCGCCGATCAGGCGGTGGTCGTGGTCAACCCGGAAGTCTCGTCCGTGCGCGACTCCGACCGCATCCTGGGCCTGCTCGCGTCCAAGACCCGCCGCGCCGAGAACGGCGAGAAGGTCAAGGAGCACCTGCTGCTGACCCGCTACAGCCCCAAGCGCGTGGAAGACCAGGAGATGCTCAGCATCGGCGACGTCGAGGAAATCCTCGGCCTGAAGACCATCGGCGTGATTCCCGAATCCGGCGACGTGCTCAACGCGTCCAACAAGGGCGAGCCGGTGATCCTGGAAACCGAATCCGACGCCGCCCAGGCCTACGACGACGCCGTCGCCCGCCTGCTCGGCGACACCCGACCGATGCGCTTCACGCAAGTGGAAAAGAAGGGCTTCTTCACCAAGCTGTTCGGAGGCTGA
- a CDS encoding M15 family metallopeptidase, with translation MRGPGTVLINTPEIELWPGGLLRARSNHDARALARARHVLRRKRDGRFLAADLPEGLLPLVHRLMREDGIDAALDALDSIVEYRREGLVRVHALPLDRIEHRLDALGLDGAAYEQRTGLTLIAEPDRLALAGIDRFRRPLWLHPAAARAWTHLRQAAQRDGIVLDAISGYRSHDYQLGIFERKLARGLGVEEILTVNAAPGYSEHHSGLALDIGTPGEPPAEESFEHTAAFAWLRERAGGYGYAMSYPRGNPHGIVYEPWHWRYTPA, from the coding sequence ATGCGCGGCCCCGGCACTGTCCTGATCAACACGCCCGAGATCGAACTGTGGCCGGGCGGCCTGCTGCGCGCGCGCAGCAACCACGACGCCCGCGCCCTGGCGCGCGCGCGACACGTGCTGCGGCGCAAGCGCGACGGCCGTTTCCTCGCCGCCGACCTGCCCGAGGGGCTGCTGCCGCTGGTCCACCGACTGATGCGCGAGGACGGCATCGACGCCGCGCTCGACGCCCTGGACAGCATCGTCGAATACCGCCGCGAAGGCCTGGTCCGCGTGCATGCGCTGCCACTGGACCGGATCGAACACCGGCTCGACGCGCTCGGCCTGGACGGCGCCGCCTACGAACAACGCACCGGCCTGACGTTGATCGCCGAACCCGACCGGCTGGCGCTGGCCGGCATCGACCGCTTCCGCCGCCCGCTGTGGCTGCACCCGGCCGCCGCGCGCGCCTGGACCCACCTGCGACAGGCCGCGCAACGCGACGGCATCGTGCTCGACGCGATCTCCGGCTACCGCAGCCACGATTACCAACTGGGCATCTTCGAACGCAAACTCGCGCGCGGCCTGGGCGTCGAGGAGATCCTCACCGTCAACGCCGCGCCGGGCTACAGCGAACACCACAGCGGTCTGGCGCTGGACATCGGCACGCCGGGCGAGCCGCCGGCGGAAGAATCGTTCGAACACACCGCGGCCTTCGCCTGGCTGCGCGAGCGCGCCGGCGGCTACGGCTATGCGATGAGTTATCCGCGCGGCAATCCGCACGGGATCGTCTACGAACCCTGGCACTGGCGCTACACGCCGGCATGA
- the minC gene encoding septum site-determining protein MinC, producing MPVSVAVDYEQAGELKIGQVGIANLRIRTLDVERLTEEMRSRVQRAPNMFGRAAVVIDFGGLSQTPDAVTAQALLDGLRAAGVLPVALAYGTSETDRLAQALGLPLLAKFRASYEKAEGGAEPVAAAAPKREPAPAPAAAEPARTSRPGISAASAAASTSVGLIQSAPVRSGQQIYADNRDLTVLTTVGAGAEVIADGSVHIYGPLRGRALAGAQGNTKARIFCREFHAELVAIAGHYKVLEDIPKELRGKAVQIWLEDEQIKIAALD from the coding sequence GTGCCCGTGAGCGTAGCCGTGGACTACGAACAGGCCGGCGAACTCAAGATCGGCCAAGTCGGCATCGCCAACCTGCGCATCCGCACCCTCGACGTCGAACGCCTGACCGAAGAAATGCGCAGCCGCGTGCAGCGCGCGCCGAACATGTTCGGCCGCGCCGCGGTGGTGATCGACTTCGGCGGCCTGAGCCAGACCCCGGACGCGGTCACCGCGCAAGCCTTGCTCGATGGCCTGCGCGCCGCCGGCGTGCTGCCGGTGGCGCTGGCCTACGGCACCAGCGAGACCGATCGCCTAGCGCAGGCGCTGGGCTTGCCGCTGCTGGCCAAGTTTCGCGCCTCCTACGAAAAAGCCGAGGGCGGGGCCGAGCCGGTCGCGGCGGCCGCGCCCAAGCGCGAACCGGCGCCGGCGCCTGCGGCCGCCGAACCGGCCAGAACCTCGCGCCCCGGGATTTCCGCGGCGAGCGCGGCTGCGTCCACTTCGGTCGGACTGATCCAGTCCGCCCCGGTCCGCTCGGGCCAACAGATTTACGCCGACAACCGCGACCTGACCGTGCTGACCACGGTCGGCGCCGGCGCCGAAGTCATCGCCGATGGCTCGGTGCACATCTACGGCCCGTTGCGCGGACGCGCGCTGGCCGGCGCGCAAGGCAATACCAAGGCCCGCATCTTCTGCCGCGAGTTTCATGCCGAGCTGGTCGCGATCGCGGGCCATTACAAGGTGCTCGAAGACATCCCGAAGGAACTGCGCGGCAAGGCCGTGCAGATCTGGCTGGAAGACGAACAAATCAAAATTGCGGCGCTGGATTGA
- a CDS encoding response regulator has product MIPNPIRVLLVDDQTLVRQGVRSLLALAEGIEVVAEAGDGRHAVEIIPQIRPDVVLMDMRMPVMSGLEALQALSRAGYLPPTIILTTFDDDQLVLAGLKAGAKGYLLKDVSLAQLVGAIQAVADGGSLVQPAVTQRLLSGLEHMRNDFVSLDRPDPLTERETEILRLMAGGFSNKEIANSLGVAEGTIKNHVSNILSKLGVRDRTRAVLKAFELQLV; this is encoded by the coding sequence ATGATCCCCAACCCCATCCGCGTATTGCTGGTCGACGACCAGACCCTGGTCCGGCAGGGGGTGCGCTCGCTGCTCGCCCTGGCCGAGGGCATCGAGGTCGTGGCCGAGGCCGGCGACGGCCGCCACGCGGTCGAGATCATTCCGCAGATCCGCCCGGACGTGGTCCTGATGGACATGCGCATGCCGGTGATGTCCGGCCTGGAGGCCCTGCAGGCGCTGTCGCGCGCGGGCTACCTGCCGCCGACCATCATCCTGACCACCTTCGACGACGACCAACTGGTGCTGGCCGGGCTCAAGGCCGGCGCCAAGGGCTATCTGCTCAAGGACGTGTCGCTGGCGCAGTTGGTCGGCGCGATCCAGGCGGTGGCCGACGGCGGTTCGCTGGTCCAGCCGGCGGTGACCCAGCGCCTGCTGTCGGGGCTGGAGCATATGCGCAACGACTTCGTCAGCCTGGACCGGCCCGACCCGCTGACCGAGCGCGAGACCGAGATCCTGCGGCTGATGGCCGGCGGCTTTTCCAACAAGGAAATCGCCAATTCGCTGGGCGTGGCGGAGGGGACGATCAAGAACCACGTGTCCAATATTCTCTCCAAGCTGGGCGTGCGCGACCGCACCCGCGCGGTGCTCAAGGCGTTCGAGCTGCAACTGGTCTGA
- a CDS encoding GNAT family N-acetyltransferase: protein MSIVVRDVREHELDSVLALNNAAGPAILPLDAARLRHFFDSAEYFRVAERDGTLAGFLIGMGANTDHDSSNFRWFRDRHPDFFYIDRIVVASRRRGGGVGRAFYADAQSYAELRYPQLACEVFLEGGNDPALLFHGSFGFREVGQHVMEEAGVRAAMLMKPLCSYAWVRETYGDALPEASWLTRPRVPVQRVRDQAAQRPTGTCP, encoded by the coding sequence ATGTCGATCGTCGTCCGCGACGTGCGTGAGCACGAGCTGGATTCCGTCCTTGCCCTCAACAACGCCGCCGGCCCCGCGATCCTGCCGCTGGATGCGGCCCGTCTGCGTCATTTCTTCGACAGCGCCGAATATTTCCGCGTCGCCGAGCGCGACGGGACCCTGGCCGGTTTCTTGATTGGGATGGGCGCCAATACCGATCACGACAGCAGCAATTTCCGCTGGTTTCGCGATCGTCATCCGGATTTCTTCTATATCGACCGCATCGTCGTCGCCAGCCGGCGCCGCGGTGGCGGTGTCGGCCGCGCGTTCTATGCCGACGCCCAGAGCTACGCCGAGCTGCGCTATCCGCAGCTGGCCTGCGAGGTGTTCCTCGAAGGCGGCAACGATCCGGCGCTGCTGTTCCATGGCAGCTTCGGTTTCCGCGAGGTCGGCCAGCACGTGATGGAAGAAGCCGGGGTCCGCGCGGCGATGCTGATGAAGCCGCTGTGCAGCTACGCCTGGGTGCGCGAAACCTACGGCGACGCCCTGCCCGAAGCCAGCTGGCTGACCCGTCCGCGGGTGCCGGTGCAGCGCGTGCGCGACCAGGCCGCGCAGCGGCCGACCGGGACGTGCCCGTGA